CGGAGGAGAAGTTCAAGGAGATAAATGAGGCATATGCGGTCTTGAGTGATTCACAGAAGAGGGCGTATTATGACCAATTTGGGACTATAGAGGGTGGAGGTTTTGGTTTCGAAACCTCAACTTTTACTGATATATTTGAAGACATCTTTAATAACTTCTTTGGCACATTCACAGGTAGAAGAAGCAGGGCTGTAAGAGGTTCAGACCTCAGGTATGACCTTGATATAACCCTGTTAGATGTTGCATATGGAACTGAGAAGGTAATCACTGTTCCACGATGGGAAAGGTGCGATTATTGTGGTGGAACAGGCTCCAGACCGGGCACCCATCCGATTAATTGTCCTACATGTAATGGGAGAGGTGAGATAAGATATCAGCAAGGTTTTTTTAGTGTGAGCAGGACATGTAATCATTGCCGCGGGGAGGGGAAAATAATCAAAGAGCCCTGCGGGGTATGCCATGGTAAGAAAAAGATAGAGAAAGAACGGAGTATTTCTGTCAGAATACCAGCAGGTGTCGAAAGAGGGACAAGATTAAAACTTGCAGGAGAGGGAGAAACGGGAGAGTTTGGTGGTCCACCAGGTGACCTTTATGTGATTATAACAGTTTTGCCACATCCGATATTCGTAAGGGATGGCAATGACATCATATGTGAAGTCCCGATCAGCTTCCCCCAGGCAGCACTCGGTACAGATATTGAAGTTCCTACCCTTGATGGTAGATCTACTATAAAGGTTCCACCAGGGACGCAATCAGGTAAGGCATTACGTCTGAAAGGAAAAGGCATCCCCTCCTTAAGAGGATACGGCAGGGGTGATGAGATAATCAAGATAGTTGTAGAGACGCCTACAAAGCTAAATGCAAGACAGAGGGAGCTTCTTGAAGAGTTTGCGAGAATAAGCGGAGAAGATGTTAATCCGATTAGCAAAAGTTTTATGGAGAAGGTGAAGGACTTTTTCGGTAGCAAAGAGGAAGTAGGAAGCAGGAAGTGAAAAGTAAACCCCGTTAGAAGACTCCGCCTTCTAACGGGAAGGCTCACACGGGGCATTAACCCCGTGTTCGCTCAAAAAGGAAAATT
The window above is part of the Nitrospirota bacterium genome. Proteins encoded here:
- the dnaJ gene encoding molecular chaperone DnaJ — encoded protein: MAKDYYKILGVHRNATDTELKKAYRKLALQYHPDRNQGDKSAEEKFKEINEAYAVLSDSQKRAYYDQFGTIEGGGFGFETSTFTDIFEDIFNNFFGTFTGRRSRAVRGSDLRYDLDITLLDVAYGTEKVITVPRWERCDYCGGTGSRPGTHPINCPTCNGRGEIRYQQGFFSVSRTCNHCRGEGKIIKEPCGVCHGKKKIEKERSISVRIPAGVERGTRLKLAGEGETGEFGGPPGDLYVIITVLPHPIFVRDGNDIICEVPISFPQAALGTDIEVPTLDGRSTIKVPPGTQSGKALRLKGKGIPSLRGYGRGDEIIKIVVETPTKLNARQRELLEEFARISGEDVNPISKSFMEKVKDFFGSKEEVGSRK